ATTATGAAATGAAGTTTAGGTCAACAGATGAGCGTATTATTCATTTTTATGGCGTTGAAACTTCTGTGAACACTCTATATTATTTTAAAGTGCAATACGGAGAATGGTTTCTATTCAGAAAAGAGTTGTTGGGAATTTGATTTTAATTTATAATGATATCTAATAATCTTATGAATGATCGATTGTGATGAATAGGTTTTTAGCCTAAATCACACATGTTGGTCTATCAATATCACATTGCCATCCGGATCAGTGAGCATAAGATTGGCGGGGCCAATTGTGGTTTCTTCAATGGTGTTGGCTAGCTTAACACCGTTATTGATAAGGTCTTTTTGGATTGTCCTGATATCATCGTATTGTTTTAGCATATTACCTTCTTGATCCCATCCAGGATTGAAAGTGAGCATGTTGCCTTCAAACATTTTTTCAAACAGTCCAATCACGGTTTGGTCATTTTTCATGATGACGTATTTGCTGTCGAGGTTTCCTCCGATTGCAGAAAACCCAAGTTTTTCGTAAAAGATTATGGAGGTCTCAAGGTTTTTGACGCTAAGACTGATGGAAAATGCTCCTAGTTGCATGGCTTGATGTTTATTGACAAAGGAGTGTATCCAAAAAGCAAACCAAATAATGGAGGATCATCACCTAATTTTTTTAAGTTTTATGATATTGAATTTCCATAATACTCTTGTGGCTTAGAAGGAGGACTTTGAGTTGGAGATGATTATAACTAAGGCTTTGTAAGAGGCGAGTTGTTAGTGTATATATCAGCGGAGAGAATTGTTCCCCGCTGATATATATCGAATTTGAAAATTAATCGGTGTTGGCTTCAAGCAATAAAAAGCTGTAGTCGGTTTTGACTTTGCTATTTCTGGTGCGGGCGGTGCTATGGCAGCCCATGCAGCTTGATTCCAGTGGAATAAATGTTTCCATGGTTGTATTCGCCAAAATGTTTGGAGCTGGAGTCCCTTGCGGGTTTGCTGGATTTTTGGGATCTGTAGGCCATTGCGTAGCGATCAATTTGTAATTTTCCCAAGCGGTTCCTTTCAAGGCTTTTTGATATTGAGCATTCAAGGCTTTAGCCTCCTCTGTAAGCAAAGTCATTCTTACCACTTGAGTAGGTTTGATTGGCTTGCCGGGTTCAAAGGTTTGTTGATTGGCAGGGCAAGCAGCTGAGTCGCATTCAGGGTTGTAGTAAGTGTATTTGTTGTCTTTTCTGATACTGTCAGGAGTATTGAAAATTGGGTTGTTGCCAATATGCTCAAAAGTAGCCCATACCCATTGCGGTGAGCTCGAGGTTTTGTATGCAATATGCAAGCCTGTTAAGCCTACAAGCTTTTCCATATATTCGCCAGTAGGTTCGCCTGTGTTTTCGTTGATTTTTGCGACCATTGCTTTTGTGGTGAAAAACTTGCTGGCATCGTCGTCTTGTTCGATAATAGTCCATGCGGATTTGATTTCCATGGAAGTGGCAGGAAACTTAACATCTTTGTTAAGGGCGTTTAACACATTTCCGTCATAGAATTTGTTGTCAAGGATATAGTCATACTCTACTTGGTTCATATACCTTTCGTAATAACTGAAATTGCTGTTTTGATCGATTAATGAACCTCCAACCGCTTGATCAATAGAGCCTAAAAATGGTTTGATATTTTCAGCTACTTTGGAATGGCTAATTAATCGTAGTTGGTCGTTTGGATAGCCGGTATCCCATGGCATCATGCTGTCTGGCGAGTGTTTAAACGCTTCTGTGGAGGTTTTCAAGGACATCCAAACAGGGATAGAATTTCCCGGAGATAAAATGCTCTTTGTAGTGTCTGGCACGCCTCTCATCGTCGAGCTTGCCGGCCAACACATCGCCACGAACATTTGCCAGCCATATTCATCAAAGTAGACTTGCGTGCGCTCGCTTGGATTTGGAGAGTCAGTTACCGGAAAGGTATAACTTAGATCCGAATGATAGGCTTGATGTTTTTCCTCTTCTTGAGAGCTTGAGTTGTTGTCACCTCCGCTGCTTTTGTTGGTTGTGGTGCAGGCGATGAATATGCCATAGGCGATGATACTGCTTAAGATCATCACCATGGGTTTTGATATTGAGATTTTCATTTTTTAATTTTTTTAGACTTCTAAATTTGTTTTGAAGCTGCTTTTTCTGATTTGGTGAAGTAAGAAAATAGCCAAAATATGCTGCTGATGCTTATTACAGCTATGAAGCTCCATAAGCTGGACTCAAGTGTAGCTGCGAAAGCACCGGTATAAGCGTATATGATCACTCCCGGCAAGTAACCAAAGAATGAGGCTATGGCAAGCTTGCGAGGGTTTAAGCCCATAGCAGCTGCCATTAGCAAAATGGTTTCCGACAGCATAGGAATAGATCTTGAAATGATAATGGCTATCAAGCCCCATTTTGAGATGAACTGTTCAGCTTGGAGCTTTTCTTTTTCATTAAGCCATTGATTGGTTTTTTCTGTGAACTTGCTTCCGATCAATATTCCAAATGATGTTGAAATCATCAAGTCTAGCATGGAAATAGCAGCTCCCAGAGCAGTGCCGAATATTGCTCCGTTGGCGATCAGTATCACAGTTGAAGGTACTGGCAAGATAATATCCAAGCTTAGCAATAATGTTCCCCATCCAAAGGCTATAAGTCCATTGGAAGATTGAAGGTAGTCTGGGTTTTTCAAAAATTGAATATCCAATGATTCCACCAAGATGAAGCTAGCTAAGATGAAAGTTAATATCGCTAGTGCTGTCGTTAACCATTTTTTCATATTATAGGATTAAGTAAGCGGTAGATTATTTGAATATTCAAGGTATTGTCTCAAAAGAGTGGTTTTCCCAGGCGACATAACGTGTGTCATTGGCATGAATAAAGAGGTGTCTCTATATTGATCAGAGATTCTTTTAAGTACTTCTGCATATACATTGTCAGTGATAAGCGTTTCATTATTTAATGGCAATCGAAGCGACATCGCTGGGAATATAACATAGTAGTATCTGAGCACTTCAGGATAGACAAAGTCCCAAGTGAACTTATCGCTCTCATCCATGTGGGAGTAATCGTCGTTTTGATAAGTTTTTGCGACAGCGTAGAAGCTATTTTTGATGCCATTGATTTTAGAGAAGTTTATTTGCCTATATCCTCCAACTATCCATCCTAAATCGAGCGCGCAGCCATTTGCTTCTTTTCCTGTGATTGTTAATGTGTATTTTTCGTTTCCTTCTTCTTCTGAAACAGTATTTAGATTCCCTACAGCACTTGTTAATGCAATATTCAAAGCTTTGTGTTGATCGAATTCAGCTTGAAGAGTGCCAGTGAATTCCAAGTCAAATTCTATTTCAATACTATCGCTTGGAGAGAGAGGTTTGCCAAGCTTCTCAATTTTGAAATTCAGCGGATTGGTTTCATTTGGGTTGATATAGAGATACTTGTCTTCGCTTCTTATGACATAAATCTCTTCACTCAGTAGCGTGATTGGATCATTGTCGGAATTAGTTAAAATCAGTCCAACAGGATTATTTTCAATTTCAGTGATATCATCTGCATTCATTGCGACATCGACT
The Aureibacter tunicatorum DNA segment above includes these coding regions:
- a CDS encoding VOC family protein, with product MQLGAFSISLSVKNLETSIIFYEKLGFSAIGGNLDSKYVIMKNDQTVIGLFEKMFEGNMLTFNPGWDQEGNMLKQYDDIRTIQKDLINNGVKLANTIEETTIGPANLMLTDPDGNVILIDQHV
- a CDS encoding VTT domain-containing protein, encoding MKKWLTTALAILTFILASFILVESLDIQFLKNPDYLQSSNGLIAFGWGTLLLSLDIILPVPSTVILIANGAIFGTALGAAISMLDLMISTSFGILIGSKFTEKTNQWLNEKEKLQAEQFISKWGLIAIIISRSIPMLSETILLMAAAMGLNPRKLAIASFFGYLPGVIIYAYTGAFAATLESSLWSFIAVISISSIFWLFSYFTKSEKAASKQI